A genomic region of Podarcis raffonei isolate rPodRaf1 chromosome 13, rPodRaf1.pri, whole genome shotgun sequence contains the following coding sequences:
- the LOC128399798 gene encoding rhomboid-related protein 4-like isoform X2 — MVPWATLALVGMNLALFWHPLHAPGAACLSVRTVWDRGQWQRLFLAPFHHLGPAHLLMNMATLLWLGHGVEQEVGSLRTGVLLLALALLGGLFHLALNTLLAALTGNLWYREHCAVGFSGVLFSLEAMGRQVESVPVATMSSGFTVTTRWLCILECLLLAILYPRSSLTGHVSGILAGLALSAVPLN, encoded by the exons ATGGTGCCCTGGGCCACCCTGGCCCTGGTGGGCATGAACCTCGCCCTCTTCTGGCACCCTCTCCATGCCCCCGGGGCTGCCTGCCTGAGCGTGAGGACGGTGTGGGACCGGGGCCAGTGGCAGAGGCTCTTCCTGGCCCCCTTCCACCACCTGGGACCCGCCCACCTCCTCATGAACATGGCCACGCTCCTGTGGCTGGGCCACGGGGTGGAGCAGGAGGTGGGGAGCCTGCGGACGGGGGTCCTGCTCCTGGCCTTGGCCCTTCTCGGGGGGCTTTTCCACCTGGCGCTCAACACCCTCCTGGCTGCACTGACGGGGAACCTGTGGTACAGGGAGCACTGCGCCGTCGGCTTCTCAG GTGTCCTCTTCTCCCTGGAAGCCATGGGCAGGCAAGTGGAATCCGTCCCTGTGGCAACGATGTCCAGCGGGTTCACGGTCACGACCAGGTGGCTCTGCATCTTAGAATgcctcctcctggccatcctttaTCCCAG GAGTTCTCTCACCGGCCACGTCTCTGGGATACTGGCTGGGTTGGCCCTCTCCGCCGTCCCTCTGAACTAG
- the LOC128399798 gene encoding rhomboid-related protein 4-like isoform X1: protein MVPWATLALVGMNLALFWHPLHAPGAACLSVRTVWDRGQWQRLFLAPFHHLGPAHLLMNMATLLWLGHGVEQEVGSLRTGVLLLALALLGGLFHLALNTLLAALTGNLWYREHCAVGFSAAGVLFSLEAMGRQVESVPVATMSSGFTVTTRWLCILECLLLAILYPRSSLTGHVSGILAGLALSAVPLN from the exons ATGGTGCCCTGGGCCACCCTGGCCCTGGTGGGCATGAACCTCGCCCTCTTCTGGCACCCTCTCCATGCCCCCGGGGCTGCCTGCCTGAGCGTGAGGACGGTGTGGGACCGGGGCCAGTGGCAGAGGCTCTTCCTGGCCCCCTTCCACCACCTGGGACCCGCCCACCTCCTCATGAACATGGCCACGCTCCTGTGGCTGGGCCACGGGGTGGAGCAGGAGGTGGGGAGCCTGCGGACGGGGGTCCTGCTCCTGGCCTTGGCCCTTCTCGGGGGGCTTTTCCACCTGGCGCTCAACACCCTCCTGGCTGCACTGACGGGGAACCTGTGGTACAGGGAGCACTGCGCCGTCGGCTTCTCAG CTGCAGGTGTCCTCTTCTCCCTGGAAGCCATGGGCAGGCAAGTGGAATCCGTCCCTGTGGCAACGATGTCCAGCGGGTTCACGGTCACGACCAGGTGGCTCTGCATCTTAGAATgcctcctcctggccatcctttaTCCCAG GAGTTCTCTCACCGGCCACGTCTCTGGGATACTGGCTGGGTTGGCCCTCTCCGCCGTCCCTCTGAACTAG